In Ignavibacteriales bacterium, the following are encoded in one genomic region:
- a CDS encoding response regulator has translation MVELRTILLAEDNPKDVELTLEALSEHNLANHVTVVKDGVEAMEFLRREGKYKLRKPGLPAVLLLDIKMPRMDGIEVLRTVRSDPALKMLPVVILTSSREEQDLIKSYELGVNAYVVKPVDFKDFIQAVKEIGIFWAVINEAPPVSMLST, from the coding sequence ATGGTAGAACTAAGGACGATACTTTTAGCAGAAGACAATCCCAAGGATGTGGAGTTGACTCTTGAGGCGCTGTCTGAACATAACCTTGCCAACCACGTTACTGTCGTTAAAGATGGAGTGGAAGCAATGGAATTTCTGCGACGTGAAGGCAAGTATAAATTACGTAAACCGGGGCTTCCCGCAGTATTGCTTCTGGATATTAAAATGCCCCGCATGGATGGAATTGAAGTTCTTCGAACTGTACGAAGCGATCCGGCTCTAAAGATGTTACCTGTTGTGATACTTACATCCTCCCGTGAAGAACAGGATTTGATAAAAAGTTATGAACTTGGAGTTAATGCTTATGTAGTAAAGCCTGTAGATTTCAAAGATTTTATTCAAGCAGTGAAAGAGATTGGTATCTTCTGGGCTGTCATTAATGAAGCACCACCGGTGAGTATGTTATCCACATAA